In the genome of Podospora pseudocomata strain CBS 415.72m chromosome 2 map unlocalized CBS415.72m_2.2, whole genome shotgun sequence, one region contains:
- a CDS encoding uncharacterized protein (COG:G; COG:O; EggNog:ENOG503NVTF; CAZy:AA2) codes for MRTRTSKGSILAGLLLAAGAGTGRADPTWPAPTDQMEEIVFQLQGMDGSLFSDNITPCDNEAAGPGRVTASEWLRVAFHDMATHNRFFDRGGLDGSLQFELRSSENTGPGHNTTLQFYATYLSSRSSLADLIAAGAYAAVRACGGPVIPLRLGRKDALTAGSSGVPQPENSVGSFVSQFDRMGFSQAEMIQVVACGHTLGGVHRTEFPNIIPAGVSNIPFDTSKATFDNRIATEYVSGNTTNPLVVGPAIAINRHSDFKVFNSDGNATINTMTSPSAFQSICQTVLQKMIDVVPSTVTLTPPIAPYTVKPQDMQLTLQSGGASFLLTGKIRVRTTEIPGSTITNLVLTWKDRNGGNSCGSLSSCSTTATLQGIANGFDDTFAFFPIEATIPTSTGISSFTITINRNDGSSQTFDNNGNTYPLSDAVVLQKTQSCLLQTSGQLTVAAVVRNDVVGVPVNLDIEYQTPRTGNSGNPVPAINTATVQMTEGDCVGPYTFYSASYTIPGGRSYNARISITAGEHTDDFNKASIFGGTCGSFTGTLACGNVTEPVSTTSSSATASSTSTSVSSSVVTTTTTGSTGVPTPSIRPSVGGYSFVDCWTEGAGGIRALGGASFAYDEMTLESCAANCTGFDLWGTEYGRECYCGNSLHSSSSEAPEAECNMPCGGDPSAFCGAGNRIQLYSTTATRSTSATPTPTATLSTKPTVGAYVRVGCQTEASAGRALSGNSYASDDMTLESCAAFCSGFTYFGTQYSRECFCGNTINGNSAPAPDADCSMTCAGDPFSYCGAGNRLELYILETASTSTTGAPPVEVTTTATATATSTTSAAPTGTLSRVPTVSPYSYAGCYTEGTGSRALTGKSTYDSEMTLEFCASYCSGYKYMATQYSAECFCGNTLHSTATEAAQGDCSMTCAGNEFQYCGGPNRLELYVQEDVEAPAAPSQPETVGNWTFYQCRTEGSPGRALAAETYAADTMTLESCADFCAGYTYFGTEYARECFCGNSFGVGSIEAPAAECSMTCAGNGSQFCGAGNRLSIYQAA; via the exons AtgagaaccagaaccagcaAGGGCTCTATCCTTGCCGGCCTGCTCCTGGCAGCGGGAGCGGGAACCGGCAGGGCGGATCCGACATGGCCCGCACCTACCGAtcagatggaggagattgttTTCCAGCTTCAGGGCATGGACGGGAGTTTGTTCAGTGATAACATCACGCCTTGTGATAATGAGGCCGCTGGGCCGGGGAGGGTGACAGCTAGCGAGTGGCTGCGCGTTGCTTTTCA TGACATGGCTACCCATAACAGGTTTTTTGACCGGGGCGGTCTCGACGGCTCGTTGCAGTTCGAGCTTAGAAGCTCTGAAAACACGGGCCCAGGACACAACACCACACTCCAGTTCTACGCGACATACTTGTCCAGCCGGTCAAGTCTCGCAGATCTGATCGCGGCCGGAGCGTATGCCGCCGTTCGCGCCTGCGGAGGACCAGTCATTCCACTGAGATTGGGACGCAAGGATGCGCTGACGGCCGGCTCCTCTGGTGTTCCCCAACCAGAGAACTCAGTTGGCAGTTTCGTATCGCAGTTCGACCGCATGGGCTTCTCCCAGGCTGAGATGATTCAAGTCGTGGCCTGCGGTCATACGCTCGGAGGAGTTCACAGGACCGAGTTCCCCAACATCATTCCCGCCGGCGTGTCCAATATTCCCTTTGATACGTCCAAGGCCACCTTTGACAACAGGATTGCCACCGAGTATGTGTCTGGtaacaccaccaaccccctcgtAGTTGGTCCAGCAATTGCTATCAACCGCCATTCCGATTTCAAGGTCTTCAACAGTGACGGAAACGCCACTATCAACACCATGACATCGCCCAGTGCTTTCCAGAGCATTTGCCAGACTGTTTTGCAAAAGATGATCGATGTGGTACCGTCCACTGTGACTTTGACTCCACCTATCGCTCCGTACACCGTCAAGCCGCAGGATATGCAGCTCACTCTTCAGTCCGGTGGCGCCAGCTTCCTCCTTACCGGAAAGATCCGTGTCCGGACTACCGAGATTCCCGGtagcaccatcaccaacttgGTTTTGACTTGGAAAGACAGGAACGGTGGTAACAGCTGTGGCTCTTTGTCATCCTGCTCCACGACCGCTACTCTTCAGGGTATTGCCAACGGTTTCGATGAcacctttgccttcttccCGATTGAGGCTACCATCCCTACATCGACCGGCATCTCCTCTTTCACAATCACCATCAACCGCAACGATGGCTCGAGCCAGACATTCGACAACAATGGAAACACCTACCCCTTGTCGGACGCCGTTGTCTTGCAAAAGACCCAGAGCTGCCTGTTGCAGACATCAGGCCAACTCACTGTTGCGGCCGTTGTTCGCAACGATGTCGTCGGTGTTCCAGTGAACCTCGATATTGAGTATCAGACGCCCCGTACCGGTAACAGCGGCAACCCAGTCCCTGCCATCAACACAGCTACTGTTCAAATGACCGAAGGTGACTGTGTCGGTCCCTACACTTTCTACTCGGCCAGCTACACCATCCCCGGCGGCCGCAGCTACAACGCCAGAATCAGCATCACTGCTGGCGAGCACACCGATGACTTCAACAAGGCTAGCATCTTTGGCGGCACATGTGGCAGCTTTACAGGCACCCTTGCCTGCGGCAACGTTACTGAGCCCGTTAGCACTACGAGCTCCTCggccaccgcctccagcaCTTCGACCTCGGTCTCGAGCAGCGTGGTCACAACCACGACTACCGGCAGCACCGGTGTTCCCACCCCTAGCATCAGACCCAGCGTTGGTGGCTACAGCTTTGTTGACTGCTGGACCGAAGGTGCTGGTGGCATCCGCGCTCTTGGCGGTGCGTCTTTTGCCTACGATGAGATGACTCTTGAATCCTGCGCCGCCAACTGCACTGGTTTCGATCTCTGGGGTACTGAGTATGGCCGTGAGTGCTACTGCGGAAACAGCCTTCACTCCAGCAGCTCCGAGGCTCCTGAAGCCGAGTGCAACATGCCCTGCGGTGGTGATCCGAGTGCCTTCTGCGGTGCTGGCAACAGAATCCAGCTCTATTCTACCACGGCCACACGCAGCACGTCTGCTACTCCCACGCCAACTGCTACCTTGAGCACCAAGCCTACTGTTGGTGCTTATGTGCGTGTTGGATGCCAGACTGAGGCCTCTGCCGGTCGCGCCTTGTCGGGGAACAGCTATGCTTCTGATGACATGACTCTTGAGTCTTGTGCTGCTTTCTGCAGCGGCTTCACGTATTTCGGCACTCAGTACTCTCGCGAAT GCTTCTGCGGAAACACTATCAATGGCAACAGCGCTCCTGCTCCCGATGCGGATTGCAGCATGACCTGCGCCGGCGACCCCTTCTCCTACTGCGGTGCTGGCAACAGATTGGAGCTTTACATCCTGGAGACTGcgtccacctcaaccaccggTGCCCCTCCTGTCGAAG TTACGACCACGGCTACTGCCACTGCCACGTCTACCACTTCTGCTGCCCCCACAGGAACACTTTCCCGCGTGCCTACCGTTTCTCCCTATAGTTACGCCGGCTGCTACACCGAGGGCACTGGCTCCCGCGCCCTCACCGGAAAGAGCACTTATGACTCCGAGATGACCCTCGAGTTCTGTGCCAGCTATTGCTCTGGTTACAAGTACATGGCCACCCAGTACAGCGCCGAGTGCTTCTGTGGGAACACGCTTCACTCAACTGCCACTGAAGCCGCCCAGGGCGACTGCTCCATGACCTGCGCCGGCAACGAGTTCCAGTATTGCGGAGGCCCCAACAGACTCGAGCTGTACGTCCAGGAGGACGTCGAAGCCCCAGCTGCCCCTTCCCAGCCAGAGACCGTTGGCAATTGGACCTTTTACCAGTGCAGAACAGAGGGAAGCCCAGGACGCGCCTTGGCTGCCGAGACATACGCCGCTGACACCATGACTCTCGAGTCTTGCGCCGACTTTTGCGCTGGCTACACTTACTTTGGTACCGAGTACGCTAGGGAGTGCTTCTGCGGTAACTCTTTTGGTGTTGGCTCGATCGAGGCGCCTGCGGCAGAGTGCTCCATGACTTGCGCGGGTAACGGATCACAGTTCTGTGGTGCTGGTAATCGTCTGAGTATTTATCAAGCTGCTTAG